ACTCCACCGGGTTGACGCACGCCTCGTAGCCGCGCCCGCCCCCCTCCGTCAGAAGAGGAAGTCGGTGGTGAGGAAGTCCGACTCCCTGCGGGTGAGGATGGATTGCACCAGTGAGGTGTTCTCGGGCGTCGTCTTCGCCGCGACGAGGGTGCGAATCGAGAACACCCGCAGCGCATCCGCCACCGACAGCGTGCCCTCCGCGGAGTCCTTGCGGCCATTGAAGGGGAACGTGTCCGGCCCGCGCTGGCACTGGCAGTTGAGGTTGATGCGGCCCACCTGGTTGGCGAACGCGTCGATGAACCGCCCGATGCGCGCCGAGTCCCGGCCGAAGAGGCTCAACTGCTGGCCGAAGCTGGAGTTGACGACGAAGCGCACGACCTCCTCGTCGTCGTCGAACACCATCACCGGAATCACCGGGCCGAACTGCTCCTCGTGGGCCAGGCGCATCTCTCCCGTCACCGGGTACACCACGGCGGGGGAGTAGAACGACTCGCTCGTCCGCCCACCGAGTGGATTGACGACGCGGGCCCCCTTGGCCACGGCGTCGTCGACGAGTCCCCGCAGGTAGTCCGTCTTGCCGGGCTCGGGCAGGGGGGTGATCGCCACGCCCGGATCCCAGGGCATGCCCGGCTTCAGCCGGTCCACCGCGGCGGTGAAGCGATCCAGGAACGGCTCGACGATGCGCCGGTGCACCATGAGCAGCTTGAGCGCCGTGCACCGCTGCCCGTTGAAGGACAGCGTGCCCGTGATGCACTCCTTCACGGTGTTCTCGAGGTCCGCGTCCTCGAGGATGATGGCCGGGTTCTTCGCGTCCAGCCCGAGCACCGACTTGAGGCGGTGCGGCCGCGGGTGCATCCGCTTGAGCTCGCTGGCGCCCCGGTTGGTGCCGATGAAGGCGAAGATGTCCACCTGGCCACTCTCCATCAGCGCGCCCACCGTCTCCCGGCCCCGGCCGTAGATGATGTTGATGACGCCCGGCGGGAAGCAGTCGCGGAACGCCTCCAGCAGCGGGCGGATGAGCAGCACGCCGAACTTCGCCGGCTTGAAGACGACCGCGTTGCCCATGAGCAGGGCGGGAAAGAGCGTGCTGAAGGTCTCGTTGAGCGGGTAGTTGTACGGGCCCATGCACAGCGCCACGCCAATGGGCGCCCGGCGGATCTGCGCCATGATGCCCTGCTCCTGCACGAAGCGGGACGAGGTGCGGTCGAGCTCCTTGAGCGCGCGGATCGTCTCGACGATGAGCTCCACCGTGCGGTCGAATTCCTTCTCGGAATCGGCCTGGGTCTTGCCGATCTCCCACATCAGCAGGTTCACCACCGCGGTGCGCTGCGCACGCATCGCCCCGAGGAAGCGCTCGACGTGCTCGATGCGCTCGGCCACCCGCATCGACGGCCAGACACCGCGGCCGTGGTCGTAGGCCTTCACCGCGGCCTCGAGCGCCTCGAGCGACTCCCGGGAGGTGAGCAGGGGCGTGGCGCCAATCACCTTGGGCTCCAGGCCCTGGGGCGTCTTCACGTGGACGGGGCTGCGTACCGGGTTGAGCTCGCCCTCCCAGACGCGCAACCGGCCTCCTACGAGGTACTCGCGTTGCTCGAGATACCCGGGGAGCCGCACGCCAGCGGGAATCTGTTCGTCCGAGGGGAAGAGGTCATCGAGGGAGGTCATGGGGAATCCTTTCCTCGCCACTATCTACGACCCGGGATTCTTCCGCGCTGTTGAAAAGAGCGCGCTCCGAGGCATCCTGCCCGGGGGCGCTCAGCCCGCCGTCCGGCCCTGGGTGCGCCCGGCGGCCTCCTCCAGGGTGTGGGCCAGCATGAGCGCGGGGCCCGTCAACTCCTCCAGCGCGTCCGCGGTGGAGGGGATGTCACGTTGCTCGGCCTGGATCCACCCCTCGCGGATGTGGAAGGCCCGGTAGTAGCTGAGCATCTCGTAGAGGTGCTGCTGGACGGACGGGTGACGCAGCACCTCGGTGGCCGAAGCGGTGAGGTTGCTCAGATCGAAGCGCTTGTCGAACTGCTCGTCCCCGAGCTCCTCATCCCCCTTGCCGAAGAGCTTGAGCAGCTTGTCTCCAAGACCCTCCGGCTCCAGCGAGAATTCCGGGGGCAGCGCGCCATTCGTCGAGAGGTGCAGCACCGTCACGCGGTACTGGTTCTTGCCAGAGCCGCGGCTCTGGGTCTCCAACCGCATGGGGTAGCCTTCGTAGGTGCCCTCGAGCTCGAGGCCGTCCGCGTGCATCCCATGGCGGTTGGCGAACTCGGCCCAGGCCGCGACCCTCACCTTGTGCACATACCAGATGATGAAGAAGACGATGACGAGGGCGGTGGTGAGGATGAGCAGTGTCAGGGTCTGGTGATGCATGGCGCGGATTCTGCCCTCGAAGCCAGTCCGAGGAAAGGCAGGGCTCCGAGGCACACCCTCAGCGCGGGTGCGGGCCTACTGGAAACCTGACTCGAACAGCAGCTTCGGCTCGCCGGGGGTGTCCTCGTCCTCGCCGAAGAGCTTGAAGTTGAGCCGTGCGAGGTCACCGTCGAGCTCCACCTCGATGGTGCCCACATTGAGGCCGCCCACCGGCTGCTCGAGCACGCGCGCCATGCTGCCGCCCAGCAGGTGGATGCGCGCCCACTTCCCATCGAGGTCCCCCATCCTGAAGTGCGTGCGAGGCACGTGGCGCGCCAGGTGCCAGTCGAGCGAGGACAGCTTGTGGGTGATGGAGCTCGACACGAACTGGTAGAGCGAGGTGGGCGGGTCCGTGCGCCAGTCGCACCGGGCCGCATAGCCCACGTGGACGTCTCCACTCACCATCACCACGCGCTGCCGGGGGTGGCGCTGCTGGTGATTCCGGATGAGCTCCAGCATGCGGCAGCGGTCGGCGCGGTACTGCGGGTGCGTCCAACGGTCGTGTGCGTCCTCGCGGAAGCTGCCCGGCACGTAGCGGGCGAGGCGGGAGAGCCAGCCGGGCATGAAGAACGGGGGCACGCTCACGACGACGAAGAGCACCGGGGCGGAGTCGTTCACGTTCAACCACGTCGCGAAGCGCTCCAGCTGGTGCGGTGAGAAGACGCGCGCATGGTTTCCGTCGGCGGAGCGCCGCTCCGAGCGCACGTCGAGCACGTAGCCCGCCGCGGCGCCGTACTCGAAGGTGTAGTCGTAGGGGCCCTCGAAGCCAGGGCGCGGGGGCTCCACCCGCGAGTGCTGGTAATGGCGGTAGGCCTCCTCGGCCGCGTCGCGCAGATGGCGCCACTTCTTGCGGTGGTGCTTGGGCAGGGTGCCGTAGTTGTCCGCCACCTCGTGGTCATCGAGGATGGGGTAGCCTGGAAAGCGCGCCTGGAGCTCCAGCCAGGCCGGGTGGCCCCAGTTGCGCCGGTAGCGCCCGTGGTACACCGCGAGGGCCTCGTCGTGGGTGCACTCCAGCAGGCTCTCGCGGCCCGGAGGGGCGACGGTCTTGAAGAACTTGGGGTCGAACAGCGACTGGCTCTCGGGGTAGTCCGCGTAGAGCTGGTCCCCCACCCACAGCACCTGCTTGACGTCGCAGCGCTCCCAGGCGACGCGCGCCACGCGCAGCATCCGCAGCCCCTGCTCGTGCATCTCGCCCGCGTCATCGAAGGGCTGGTGGCAGCTCGCCACGCCCAGGCAGAAGCGCCGGGGCATCTGCGAGGGCCTGGAGGGAAGTGTCTCGAAGCAGCCCTCTCCCACGAGCACGCCATCCGCCCGGCTGATGCGATAGCCGTAGCGCGTGACCGGCTCGAGGGGCCGGGCCCCGGGGATATCCTCCGGGTAGGCGAAGGCATGGGTGTGGTCGCTGTGCGCGCGGTCGCCCATGTCGAAGGCGTAGGTGACGCGCTCCGAGCGCACCGCGTCCAGCCAGAGTTCGAGCCGGTGCGCCCCCCCTCCAGGCGAGCGCATCCATAGTCGCACGCCACGCGGGCTCACGCGGCCCACGGCCACGGCGCGCTCCATGACTGGGAGTTCAGTCCGCATGGTCCCAGAGTGGGGATACCCGAGGCTGCGGACCAGCACCCGCATGGACAGGCGCCCTCGGGAGCCATGCTCGGCAGCCTTCATCCGGTCCGAGCGTGGAGGGTCTATTCCCAGGAGTTTCCCGCTTTACCGCCCCCCAGGCCGCTCTGGTGTGCGAGCAACCCCCTCCGGGCAGGTGCGGCTCCTGTCCTGACGGCCGGAGAGCACTCAAGGGGGCGTGAGTGGCCCTCTGAAACCTGACGTCTCCGCGCCGCACCTCGGGCGGTTCCGCCGGCCCGTGACGACAGAGCGCCCCGGGCCCACGCGGCTCCGGAGAGCGCTGCTGTCGCGGCTCGAGTCAGCGCGAGCGGAGTGTGCCTCCAGGGGCCTGGGAGGCGCATGGAGCGAAGAGGCGGAGCTTCACCCCCCTCGCGGGTTGCCGCGCGGCGGGGGGAAGCGGAGAATACCCCCACCGTGGGTGCGACTGCTCCTCAATGGGAGCCACCGCCAGTATTCGAGGAGTACCGCCTGCTCCGGCCCCTCGGGAACGGGGCCATGGGGCAGGTGTACCTCGCGCACGACACGCTGCTGGACAGGCTCGTGGCGGTGAAGTTCGTCTCCGGCATCGCTCCGGACGAGAGCCAGCGCGAGCGTTTCCGCACCGAGGCGCGCGCCATCGCCCGGCTCCAGCACCCCAACATCGTCGCCGTGCACCGCATCGGCGAGGTGCGCAGCCGCCCCTATCTGGTCTCGGAGCTCATCCGGGGCAACAGCCTCGACAAGCTGCAGTGGCCCGTCCCCTGGGAGAAGGCGCTCGGCCTCGGCATCGGACTGGCGCGAGGGCTGGCGGCGGCGCACCGCAAGGGCGTGCTGCACCGCGACATCAAGCCAGCCAACGCCATGCTCTCCGAGGAGGGCGAGGTCAAGCTGCTGGACTTCGGTCTGGCCAAGCTGCTGGACGCCGCCGAGGGCACGGGAGCGGCGCCGCGGCCCGCCGGGCTCGCGAGAACCGCCCTCCCGAGTGTGGACGCCCTGGCCAGCGCGGGCGAGTCGGTGACGCTGCCCCCGAAGACGCTGCCTCCGGCAGCACCGGCGGCTCCCAGCGTGGAGACCGGGGCCAGCACGGAGGACGACGCGTCAGTGACGTGGGTGCCCACGGAGCGGCCCGGTTCGGGCGAGTCTCCCGCGGGCGAAGCGCGGCCGGCCAGCGGTTCGCAGACGGTCGCCGGAGCCTGGATCGGAACGCCCCGGTACATGGCGCCCGAGATCTGGCGCGGTGAGGCGGCCTCGTCTCGCAGCGATGTGTACTCGCTCGGGGCCGTCCTCTTCGAGATGTGCGCGGGCCAGCCCCCGTATCCCCCCGAGCTGGACCTGAACGCGCTGATGGAGGCCGTGCTGAACCACCGGGCCCCGGCGGTGAGCGCGGTGGTGCCTGGCGTGGAGCCGCGCTTCGCCGCCATCATCGACCGCTGCCTCGAGCCCGACCCGGCGCACCGCTTCTCCTCGGCGGAGGCGCTGCGCGAGGCGCTGGAGGCACTGCGCGAGGGAGGACACGTCGAGCCGGTGGTGGCGGAGCGGCCCTACCCCGGACTGCACCCCTTCTCCGCCGAGGAGCGCGGCGTCTTCTTGGGACGAGGGGCGGAGGTACGGGCCCTGCTGGACCGCCTGCGCGCCGAGCCATTCGTGTTGGTGGCGGGCGATTCAGGCACGGGCAAGTCCTCGCTGTGCCGCGCCGGCCTCCTGCCGCGCGTGACCGAGGGAGCGCTCGGGGGCGGCTGGACGGTGGTGACGCTGGTGCCCGGGCGCCACCCGCTGGAGGCGCTGGCCTCGGTGCTGGCCCCGCTGTCGGGACAGGACGCGTCGCACGTGGCCGATACGTTGCGCTCCGGGCCCACCGCGCCGGGGCGGCTGCTGCGCGCCCACCCGGGCCCCCCCAACACCCTGCTCTTCGTGGATCAGCTCGAGGAGCTGCTCACCCTGGCCCCCCGGAGGAAGCCGCCCTCTTCGCCGAATCCCTGGGGCAGCTCGCGGAGGGCGTCCCCGGCGTGCGGGTGCTGGCCACGGTGCGCGGTGACTTCCTCACCCGGCTGGCGGATCTGCCCGGGCTGGGGAACGTGCTCTCCGGTGCGCTGTACCTCCTGCGGCCGTTGTCGGAGGAGGGGCTGCGCGAGGCCATCACCGAGCCGGCGCGGGCCCGGGGCGTCGTCTTCGAGTCGGAGGCGCTGGTCGATGCGCTAGTGGCCGCGGGGCGCGCCGAGGGCGGGCTGCCCCTGCTCCAGTTCGCCCTGGCCGAGCTGTGGGAGGCACGCGATGCCGGGCGGGGCCTCATCCCCACCTCGGCCCTGGAAGCCCTGGGAGGCGTGTCGGGCGCGTTGGCCCGCCATGCCGATGGAGTCCTCGCCCGCCTGCTGCCCGCGCAGCGGCTGGCGGCCCGCCGCCTCTTGCTCCGGCTCGTCACCGCCGAGGGCACGCGGGCGCGGCGTCCCCTCTCGGAGCTGCTGGGCCATGGCGGCACGGCGGAGGAAGAGCGGACGATTCTGGAGTCCCTGGTGCGCGGGCGCCTGCTGGTGGCACGCGAGGCCCAGGGGGAGGCCACCTACGAAGTGGCCCACGAGGCGCTGCTCTCCGGATGGGATGTGCTGCGGGGCTGGCTGGCCGGCGACGCCGAACAGCGAGCGGCCCACCAGCGCCTGGAGCGCGCGGCGGCGGAGTGGCAACGTCTGGGCCGTCCGGAGGAGGCCCTGTGGGGCACGCGGCTGCTGGCGGAGGTGACGGCGCTCGAACCGGCCTCGCTGGCGCCCCAGGAGGCCTCCTTCCTCGCCTCCTCGCGCCGGGCCGTCCGCCGCCACCGCCTGGTGCGTCTCGGGGCCGCGCTGGCCCTGCCACTCGCCGCGATGCTCACC
The sequence above is drawn from the Archangium gephyra genome and encodes:
- a CDS encoding alkaline phosphatase D family protein, yielding MRTELPVMERAVAVGRVSPRGVRLWMRSPGGGAHRLELWLDAVRSERVTYAFDMGDRAHSDHTHAFAYPEDIPGARPLEPVTRYGYRISRADGVLVGEGCFETLPSRPSQMPRRFCLGVASCHQPFDDAGEMHEQGLRMLRVARVAWERCDVKQVLWVGDQLYADYPESQSLFDPKFFKTVAPPGRESLLECTHDEALAVYHGRYRRNWGHPAWLELQARFPGYPILDDHEVADNYGTLPKHHRKKWRHLRDAAEEAYRHYQHSRVEPPRPGFEGPYDYTFEYGAAAGYVLDVRSERRSADGNHARVFSPHQLERFATWLNVNDSAPVLFVVVSVPPFFMPGWLSRLARYVPGSFREDAHDRWTHPQYRADRCRMLELIRNHQQRHPRQRVVMVSGDVHVGYAARCDWRTDPPTSLYQFVSSSITHKLSSLDWHLARHVPRTHFRMGDLDGKWARIHLLGGSMARVLEQPVGGLNVGTIEVELDGDLARLNFKLFGEDEDTPGEPKLLFESGFQ
- a CDS encoding NADP-dependent glyceraldehyde-3-phosphate dehydrogenase, producing the protein MTSLDDLFPSDEQIPAGVRLPGYLEQREYLVGGRLRVWEGELNPVRSPVHVKTPQGLEPKVIGATPLLTSRESLEALEAAVKAYDHGRGVWPSMRVAERIEHVERFLGAMRAQRTAVVNLLMWEIGKTQADSEKEFDRTVELIVETIRALKELDRTSSRFVQEQGIMAQIRRAPIGVALCMGPYNYPLNETFSTLFPALLMGNAVVFKPAKFGVLLIRPLLEAFRDCFPPGVINIIYGRGRETVGALMESGQVDIFAFIGTNRGASELKRMHPRPHRLKSVLGLDAKNPAIILEDADLENTVKECITGTLSFNGQRCTALKLLMVHRRIVEPFLDRFTAAVDRLKPGMPWDPGVAITPLPEPGKTDYLRGLVDDAVAKGARVVNPLGGRTSESFYSPAVVYPVTGEMRLAHEEQFGPVIPVMVFDDDEEVVRFVVNSSFGQQLSLFGRDSARIGRFIDAFANQVGRINLNCQCQRGPDTFPFNGRKDSAEGTLSVADALRVFSIRTLVAAKTTPENTSLVQSILTRRESDFLTTDFLF